A region of the Paracoccus pantotrophus genome:
GACCAGCAGCAGCGGCGCCGCCCGCCCCTCGGGATGCCGCCCATAGACCGGGGCGATCTCGCGATCCCATTGCGCGCAATAGACGCAGCCCCGGCGCCGCACCATCAGCAACTGCAACCCGGCGGCCGCCGCCACCGGCCCCGCCGCCATCGCCGCCATCCCGGCCAGAATCGCCCGCCGTGTCAGCATTGCCCGCTCCGTTTCCCGCGCCAGACTTACCCCCCGCGCGCTTCCGCCACAACGGCCCGGCGTTTACATGTCTTCCTTGTGGAAATATCCACGGGGGTGCGGGGGCAGTCGGCCCCCGCGTCGCAAGGATGCAGCCGGGATGGGCATGGACGAACTGACCGAACCCCTGACACAGGGCAATCGCCGCGCGCTGTCCCGCGCGATCACGCTGATCGAAAGCACCCGCCCCGACCACCGCGCCCGCGCCGTCGCGCTGCTGGCCGAACTCCCCGAGCGGCAGGCGCTGCGCATCGGCCTGTCGGGCACGCCGGGGGTCGGCAAGTCCACCTTCATCGAGGCCTTCGGCAAGATGCTGACCGCGCAGGGCCTCAAGGTCGCGGTGCTGGCCGTCGATCCCAGCTCGGCGCGCTCGGGCGGCTCGATCCTGGGCGACAAGACCCGGATGGAGACGCTGTCGCGCGACCCGAACGCCTTCATCCGCCCCTCGCCCTCGCGCGCCGAGCTGGGCGGCGTCGCCCGCCGCACCCGCGAGACCGTGCGGCTCTGCGAGGCGGCGGGCTTCGACGTGGTGCTGATCGAGACGGTGGGCGTCGGGCAATCCGAGACCCTGGTGGCCGAGATGTCGGACCTGTTCATCCTGCTGCTCGCCCCGGCCGGCGGCGACGAGCTGCAGGGCGTCAAGCGCGGCATCATGGAAATCGCCGACATCATCCTGGTCAACAAGGCCGATGGCGATCTGCGCGAGACCGCCATGCGCACGGTGGCCGATTATGCCGGCGCGCTGCGGCTCTTGCGCAAGCGCCCCTACGACCCCGAGGGCTTTCCCAAGGCGCTGCCGGTTTCCGCCTATACCGGCGAGGGGCTGGACAAGGCCTGGACCAGCATGACCTGGCTCGCCGACTGGCGGCGCGAACACGGGCATTTCGACGCCCGCCGGGCCGAGCAGGCGCGGCACTGGTTCCTGTCGGAACTGCGCGCCGGGCTGCTGGCGCGGCTCGACCGGCCCGAGGTGCGCACCCGGCTGCGCGAGATGGGCGACGCGGTGGCGCGGGGCGAAAGCGACCCCGATTCGGCGGCGGCGCAGATGCTGGACTGGCTGGGCGCCGCCGAATGCGACACGCTGATCGCCGGGCGACAGGCGCATGAGCGCCGGGCCTGACCCGCAGGCCGATCCCGGCGCCCTGCTGGCCGCACTCCTGGGCCCGCCGCCTGGGCCGGCCGAGCTGCTGGCCGCATGGTTCGACACGCCCTTGGGCCGCATGATCGCGGTCGCCGACCAGAAGCGACTGCACCTGCTGGAATTCCTCGAACGCCCGGCGCTGCCGACCGAGTTGCGCCGCCTGGCCGCGCGGGGCCGCATCGGTCCCGGCCGCACTGCCGTCACCGACCGGACCGAGGCGCGGATCGCCGGCTATTTCGCCGGCGAGCGGGCGGCTTTCGACCTGCCGCTGGCCCTGCACGGCACCGATTTCCAGCAGCAGGTCTGGCGGGAATTGCAGCGCCTGCCCGCGGGCACGACCATCAGCTATGCCGAGCTGGCGCGGCGCATCGGCCGGCCCCAAGCGGTGCGTGCGGCGGCGCGGGCCAATGGCGCGAACCAGATCGCGGTGGTGATTCCCTGCCATCGGGTGATCGGTTCGGATGGCGCGCTGACCGGCTATGGCGGCGGGCTGTGGCGCAAGCAGGCGCTGATCGCGCATGAATCCACGCATTTCGCGGGATGAAGCGCCGCACCGGCAGGGAACGGCCCGGCGAAAACGCTTGACGCGCCCCCCGTCTCGCTTTATTCCGCGCAAACGGATTTCCGGGCGCTGCCACGCGGCGCCCTTTCATATTGCGGGCAGCCGCCCGTGCAGGATCGAATCGAAGGAACAAGATCATGTCGCGCGTTTGCGAACTGACCGGCAAGGGCCCGATGAGCGGCAACAACGTCTCCCACGCCAACAACAAGACCCGCCGCCGGTTTCTGCCCAACCTGAACGAAGTGTCGCTGCTGTCGGAAAAGCTGGGCCGCAGCTACCAGCTGCGCATCTCGGCCGCGGCGCTGCGCTCGGTCGATCACCGCGGCGGCCTGGACGCCTTCCTGGCGAAGGCCAAGGACGCGGAACTGTCCGACCGCGCGCTGAAGATCAAGCGCGAGCTGGCGAAAGCCTGATCCTTCCGACCGTGGCGCCGATTCGGGGCCGGTCCCATGCGATGCGCCCTGCCGGCAACGGCGGGGCCTTTGCATATCCTTGCGGCCAGCACCCGAATGCGCCGGAGCCGCCCCCCGCGGGTCGGCGGCACCGTTCCGCATGATCCCCAGGGCCAGCGGGCATATCCTTGCCAGCCCCCTCCCGCCCGGCATTGACGGCGGCCGGGGCAGAAAACGGCAAGCGGGCTTTTCCAGACGAGGCTGCGATGGCTGATCCGGTTCGGGAACAGAAGGTCGGCTCCCTGACCGTCTTTTCCAATCACCCCGTCCTCGATCAGTTCGCCCGGGACATGCTGGCCGGCATCCGGGCAGAGAACCTGCCCGCCGCCCGGATCAACCTCTATGTCGGCATCCATCGCAAATTCGGCCCCGCCCTGTTCCGCAGGGGGCTGCGGCTCGGGCTCCAGACCGAACATTACTTCGACGAAAACGGCCGCACGATGTGGAGAAAGCCCCGCCCCCGGCGGTTGCTGAAACAGCTGCTGTTCTATCACCTCATCCTGGATCTCAGCCCCGCCAACGCCCCCTATTACCGATGGCTTCCCCGCTTCCTGCGGCGCCGGGTGCTGTTCGGCCCGCATGTCTTTCCCTGCCGGCCGGTGCCGTATCGCGCCGGGCAGCGCCCGCCGGTGTTCTTCGGCGCCATCAACGACCGCAGGGCAAAGATCCTGGCCGGGCTGCCCAAGGATCATTGCGACCTGCTGTCCGAGACCTATGGCACGGACCTGCACAAGGCCATCTGCGACAGCCGGGGCGTCGTCAACATCCATTTCGCCGATGGTATCTATACCGAATATCCGCGCCTGCTTTCCTCGTATCTCGCCGGCAAGCCCGTCCTGTCCGAGAAGCTCGGCGCCGAGTTGGTGGAGGGGCGGGATTACGGAACGCTGGGCCAGGACCACACCGATCACCAGTTGCGCACGATCTTTTCGTCCTTTTGCAGCGGATTTGCCGCCCGCCACCGGCTGACGGATTTCCTGCGCCGGATCGCCGGGCCGTAGCCCCTCCCCCACGCGCCGCCCAGGCGGATCAGGCCGTGAAAGCCGGTGAATTCGGACCGCGGCCATGCTATCATCGTTCCAGCCGGGGCGGAGGGCTGGGCATGATCGGCGAGGATGTTCGCGGCGGCGTGGCAATCGGCATGCTGCTGGGCCTGGATGAGGGGCGGCCGCTGGTGGTCTTTCCCGGCAATCCCTCGGCCCAGGCGGTTCCGGCGCGCAGCCTGGTGCGCTTCGATCCGGGCGACATCGGCGCCGAGCTTGCCATCCTGTTCGAGGATGGCGACCCGACCCGGCCGCTGGTGATCGGCCGCATCGTCGGGGACCGGCCGCCCGGCCCGGTTGCCGCCGTCGATGGCGAGCCGTTGCGCATCACCGCCCGGCAGCGGATCGAGTTGCGCTGCGGCAAGGCCTCGATCGTGATGGAGGCGGACGGCCA
Encoded here:
- a CDS encoding thioredoxin domain-containing protein, with amino-acid sequence MLTRRAILAGMAAMAAGPVAAAAGLQLLMVRRRGCVYCAQWDREIAPVYGRHPEGRAAPLLLVDRDGPWPDGLVLARRPWLTPTFILLQGGVEQVRVEGYPGRERFFEVLRDMLAQAG
- the meaB gene encoding methylmalonyl Co-A mutase-associated GTPase MeaB translates to MDELTEPLTQGNRRALSRAITLIESTRPDHRARAVALLAELPERQALRIGLSGTPGVGKSTFIEAFGKMLTAQGLKVAVLAVDPSSARSGGSILGDKTRMETLSRDPNAFIRPSPSRAELGGVARRTRETVRLCEAAGFDVVLIETVGVGQSETLVAEMSDLFILLLAPAGGDELQGVKRGIMEIADIILVNKADGDLRETAMRTVADYAGALRLLRKRPYDPEGFPKALPVSAYTGEGLDKAWTSMTWLADWRREHGHFDARRAEQARHWFLSELRAGLLARLDRPEVRTRLREMGDAVARGESDPDSAAAQMLDWLGAAECDTLIAGRQAHERRA
- a CDS encoding methylated-DNA--[protein]-cysteine S-methyltransferase, translating into MSAGPDPQADPGALLAALLGPPPGPAELLAAWFDTPLGRMIAVADQKRLHLLEFLERPALPTELRRLAARGRIGPGRTAVTDRTEARIAGYFAGERAAFDLPLALHGTDFQQQVWRELQRLPAGTTISYAELARRIGRPQAVRAAARANGANQIAVVIPCHRVIGSDGALTGYGGGLWRKQALIAHESTHFAG
- the rpmB gene encoding 50S ribosomal protein L28, encoding MSRVCELTGKGPMSGNNVSHANNKTRRRFLPNLNEVSLLSEKLGRSYQLRISAAALRSVDHRGGLDAFLAKAKDAELSDRALKIKRELAKA
- a CDS encoding DUF6484 domain-containing protein encodes the protein MIGEDVRGGVAIGMLLGLDEGRPLVVFPGNPSAQAVPARSLVRFDPGDIGAELAILFEDGDPTRPLVIGRIVGDRPPGPVAAVDGEPLRITARQRIELRCGKASIVMEADGHITIRGTYLVSHASAANRIRGGSINLN